In the genome of Peromyscus eremicus chromosome 1, PerEre_H2_v1, whole genome shotgun sequence, the window GCCATTGGACATGCCTTTTGCCGACTATGTGTGATTCCAGGAAAGGGCAAGGCACTGGTGTACCCAGCGGAATTTGTAGGACCTAAGAACCCCAGAATTTCTGCTGGGTTAGATGACAGAAGTTGACTGCCAGGGTGGGGAGACTGAGCTGACTGGGTTGAGGTGCCTGGGGTGATCCACCCTctaccctgccccacccccacatccctgCACCTGTCTCCAAGCATGGCTGTGGTCCCTGAGTTCGGCAATCCCCGGGTGATGTCATCCCTGCTCCTGGCTCCAGCTGCCATTTGCTCCTCAACAACTCTTGTCTCTACCCCCAGCCATCCAGCCTTCTCCCAGGTCCAAGTCTATGTGTCCCTACCGGTCTCTTTCTTGCCTTTGTCATTTAAAATATCAGAACCATCTTTTCATTCCAATTTATAGCCACCCATGTCCATCAACAAGGTCCACCCACAACCCCAGTCCACCGGAACAGGGTTGATGCTCTGAAAACCAGTCAGCATTCCCTATAGTTGCACATGTGGGCTATTTCTTCCTCATTCCACAttgtttaattaataaataattaattaataagactgtaaCATCCTTGTGGTCAGACACCGCTCTGCCCCATCCATCCGTGCTCCTACATGCCTCTTAGTGACTGCTTCTTTGCTTACCAGTGACTGCAGTAGCCAGGGTCTCCAGCTTTGGAGCACTCCTGCTCTCTCCTGATACCTGAGTCCTCTTCAGTTGACCACATTAAAAAACAATcagcttaaaaatatttcttggcttttttaaggtctcatgtagccaaggatgaccttgaactgatgatcctctgcctcctctttctttttagacATTTTATGAGATTTATTCATTCTGTTTTACGAGGAGTGTTctgcctgtgtatatgtatgggcaTCACATCCATGCTTGGTGCTTGAGGAGGTCAGAATAGTGCATCAGATTCCCTGGCCCTGGAGTTATGGGTGGGAAATGAACcacaaagtgggtgctgggaatcaaaccctggtcttctgcaaaagcaacaaagcAACAAGTGAGCAATCTGTCCAgcacttcctccatttcctcttccttttctttcctttctttttttgttttttttttgttttttttttgtttttttttgtttttgtttttgtttttttttgagacagtgtttctctgtgtagccctggctgtcctggaactagctctgtagaccaggttggcctcgaactcaaactcatagagatggagtgcctctgcctccctagtgctgggctcCTTCCTCCACTTTCTGATTGGGGGTTGcaggtatgcactaccatgccagGTCTGAAGTGGTGCTAGGAGTCAAACTCAGGGCATCTTACATGCAAGGCAATCACTTgcctactgagctacatcccagatGTTCCATAAATATAACTCTcctaaaaaatcttttctttaaagctgggcaatggtggctcatgcctttaatcccagcacttaggaggcaggtggatccctgtgagttcaaggccagcttgggctaccgagtgagttcctggacagggtccaaaactacacagagaaaccctatctcaaaaaaacaaaaaaaaatttttttctttaatgatgtatttttattatgtgtatgtacatgagtgtccatggagaccagaagagggtgtcagattcctggagttggagttacaggcagttataagcctcctgacatgggtgctgggaatccaatctgggtcctttggaagaacaaccagtgctcttaatcactgggcCATGATTCCAAACCCATAAATAGGTCATAAGAAGATCCGGaatcagaataaaacaaagcacacctacacacacacctcctcatACCCACTCTCATGTCTTTCTGTCCCTTGTATCCATTCTCACCTCCTCATTTTTCACTTCTGTTCTGACAACCATTGTCCCTGCTCTGCAACCAGAGTGAGCTTTTAAATTTACAGCCCTGGGCTACAtttgggagacggaggcaggcacatctctctCAGATGGTCTGTTCCATATAATGAGtgtcaggatagccagggctgcatagagaggcTTGTCTCAAACATAATTAATCAAGTTCTGGTGCCTCCTCCCTTCTGCATGAAGCTTCGCCAACTCTCTGTGGCTCTCAGGATCAAGTTCAAACTCCCTGGCTTAGCACCCAGAATCATGCATGACCTGGCCCCTGCCACCCCTCCGGTCTGTCTCTCCCCACCGACACCCCAACACCTCCAGCTGCATTCCAGCAGAACCCGCGATGCTGCAGCTCCACAGACAGAACAAGTGTTTCTCACTACACCTTCTCCCTGTGCCTGCCCCTGCCTGGCATGCCCTTGTCTGCCCTTCCTGGGCCTGCACAAGCTCCTGCTCTTCCATCACAGCTCTGATTCAAATGTGAGCCTCCATCAAGAAGCCCCTACCTAATTTGGACAGTCCCTCTCCACCCCAGATTCTTCTGCATGTCTCTGCGGGTATACCTCAGAGACCAACATGACTCTGATTGGCTGTGCACTCCTTCAGGGCAGGGCTACAACTTATTAAAACTCATAtttggggctgggaatgtagctcagttgattaAGTTCTGACTTAGCTTAGCATGAATCCCCagcttggatccccagcatcaaaTAAACAgggtatggtagtgcatgcctgtaaccccaggactcaggagatggaggcaggaggatcagaagttcattgTCACTactggctacatagtaagttcaaaaaTACACGAAACCTTGGAATACAtaagacttggtctcaaaaaaaaaaaaaccaaaaaaaccaaaaaaaactctcGTGTTTGTCTCCCCCCatcctccaagccctcccaccCCAACCCTCAGCCAAGCTGTCTGGCCTCCTGCCATTTGTAGACCAAGGGCATCTAGACTCTGATGGGAGAAGCGGCTGTAGAAAATATGAATGCAATCTTCTGTGCATGGGTCCCCGTTGCCTAAGGACCCACTTATACACCCCCCTGTAACAGAAGCTCACCATGTTCCCTTAGCAATGACAGGCGTCCAGATTTATAGCATTCTCTTCTACTCCAGCTCCTAGAACACCTGGAAATCTGGCTAAGGAGAGAATTCTAAATGGCCTCCAGGGCTACCTCTCAGGATCATCTGTTTTATGGTGGGAGGAATGATGCTTTTCGGTCAGCTTAGTggctgcacatgaatctactgatattttaattattatctgTGGCCCCAGAGCCCCATGGTCAGTGCCCTGCCAGCCACTCAGGCCAAGGCCTGGCGGGCCTTCCAGTCCCTTGGCCCTGGTTTTGCCACAGCCATGATATGtaggtttaaattaagtctctCTTGTTCCATTTATCAATAAGACTTGGGAGTCAAAGGCTggagtgaaaacctgctagctcagagaagctgagtagcaactagctgatCTTGCTTATTGGCCAAAGACACTGCAAGAGACTCATCTCTTTCCTCATCCCAGAAGCAAAAAGAAGTGCCAAACTCAAGTCCCTGTCCTTACCTCCCTGCAtgtcttctctatccaaattgctgACTTCTCTATGGCCAGTTCTGATCAGctggttgctggctctgccctctgattcaaggtaTAACTTTATCGGCAAGTCTCgggagtgtcagagtgtgatcaaaatattccacaacagaggaATGTTCTGAATTCCTGGATCCTGCCAGGTTAAAGGAAGAATGACCAGAGACATAATAGAATCTGACCACCACCCTTACTTggacaaatacagaaaacaaaccaCAGAGAGGTTAAGGGCTGGCCCCAGATCACAAAGAGGGATGCCATTTGGGGTTGGAGCTCAGCTGTGGACTCCATCAAGGATCCAGAGCCAGTGGTAGCACTCAGGGTCTGAAGGCCTGGTTGGTTGGTAAGTATATGCACACTCATAGGACAACCCCATTCCCAATAGATACAGCCATATCCCAATCCTCTTATCTCAGGTGGAAGCTGAGGCTGGTTGTAGGGAAGGGGGTCACTGGTGCTGGGAAAGAGGTCATGTAGATTGCAGTACCTGGTCAACTGGTCACTTCTATAAGACCCAGTGGGGATGATAAGGTGTTTAATAAATCATTCTGAATTAACAATAGACTGTTGATCACCTGTGTAATGCTTTTATGTCCAGGGTCTCCCTGAGCTGATTCCCACCTCTCATCTAGATATGATTCCCTTGAGGAGCTCTCAGTTTAGAGACCGTATCTCTGGGCTATCTGGACCCTCAGGGAACTCCACACTTTGAAGTGTGTTAATGTTTTTTAATTCTATCTCCGGTGATGAAGATTAGACAAAGCTGTGTATCAGgttttttctttgggccaccagctcacacacaaaaaatgatacagagacttattattaattatgaaggctcagccttagcttagacttgttcctaactagttcttacaacttaaattaacccatattttttaatctacgttCTTTTACGTGGCTCGGTTACTTtttctctgtactgcccatcctgcttcctcaacatctggctggtgaatctgctttcttcctccccgagacctctctgtccccagacgtcctgcctaacctcttcctgcctagctattggcgattcagctctttattaaaccaatcacagtgacacatcttcacacagtgtaaagaaatatttcaCAACAAAGCTGGAGTGCTGACCACAGGGAGATCCCAAGTCCAAACTGGTACCTACAGAAGGCCCAGCgccatttctcttctctcagtAGAACTAAAACTCCAAGAGGGAAAGACGCTGAAGGAGGATACATAGCAAGACAGTGGCTGAACCAGGATCTACATCCAGGGCCTTGAGTCCTAAGACCTATCTTAATGGAGCTAGTTCTGTGTGCACCAGACTCGGTTCCAGGCATTCCCCATCCCTAGATCTATTCTCGATGTCCAATCACTGTCTTCTGTCCCTAGACCTTCACTGCATGGTGCAACTCACATCTGCGCAAGGCAGGCACCCAGATCGAGAACATCGAAGAGGACTTCCGAAATGGCCTCAAGCTCATGCTGCTCCTGGAGGTCATTTCCGGTGAGGGCACACATCTGTAGCCAGGGAAATCTGGAGAGTTGTGGGAATAGTAGCAGCAGAGTGCTGGAAGGGAGTTGTACTGGAGAAGGGAGAGCTTGGGAATGGcacttttacattaaaaatttccagtgctgagaatcaaatctaGAGCTTAAGTCAGGGTAGACAAGATTCTACTACTGAGGTACATCCCGACCCCTTCCAATAACCTTTGACCCTTACCCTCTCCTCTTCTACTCAGGAGAGAGGCTGCCCAGGCCAGACAAAGGCAAGATGCGCTTCCACAAAATCGCCAATGTCAATAAGGCCCTGGACTTCATTGCTAGCAAAGGAGTGAAGCTTGTGTCCATTGGTGCTGAAGGTGAGAAGGGGACAGGACTGGCATGGGCAAGGACGCACGGGAGTCAACAGGCTTCTTCTGCAAGACCCAGTGGAGATAGTTATTCCTGTCTATCAGAAGTAACAGCACCCTGCAGGTGTTCAACAAATCATTCTAAAATAACGCTAGATGACCATTGAGTGCTTGCTAGGTGTTTACTAGGTACCAGACCTTGGGGGGGACACAGGGCCAGGAGGCCAAGCTGGAGGACCGTGCACTGAGGCCTGGGCACAATGGCCTGGAGTCCAACCCTGACCCCTGTCCATGGCAGAAATTGTTGATGGGAACCTGAAGATGACCCTGGGCATGATTTGGACCATCATCCTCCGCTTTGCCATCCAGGACATCTCTGTAGAGGGtgagcagaggaggaggcaggtggagAGGGCCAGCTCAGACTCTTTCCCAGCTAACACTTCTGTCCCTTTGTCCTCCAGAGACCTCAGCCAAAGAAGGCTTGCTTCTCTGGTGTCAGCGGAAAACAGCACCATACCGCAATGTCAACGTGCAGAACTTCCATACCAGGTCTGTTTGATGGCATCAAGGGGCACAGTGAGCAGCTGTGGTCCATGAAGGTGTAGACTGGCCCCATTCAAACCTCAGCAATTGGAGGGGCTCCAGTTCTGGAACAGCCTCTGAAAAGAGGACTCAGGGTATAACGAAGTGAATGGGCCAGAACAAGGAGGGTTGCAGACTACTCCCGGGGCAAGGAGCAGTTGTGACAGCTGTAGAAGCCTATTTCAGCCAGAGAAGACCTGGATACCCCACACATCTAGAAACTGGTCTGGCCTGAGCCTAGGAATAGGAAGGGATTTTGAGGAGCTTTAAAGAGATGGTCTGGCAATGGGGACAAAGGAATTTGTACTTGACTGCATTTCACAGAAAAGGTGGTCCTGCTTGGGGGTTTTTTAGGCTGAGGGCAGGACATGGCCTCAGCCTGAACCCAAGCCTGACAAACCTTTCTGTCTGTCCAGCTGGAAGGATGGCCTGGCCCTCTGTGCTCTCATCCACCGCCACCGGCCAGACCTCATTGACTATGCCAAGCTGCGCAAGGTGGGCCTCTATAAATTGCAGATCCAATTCTGCAGTCTCTGCCTTCAGCTGacctttcccctttccccttcaTGCCTCTCTAGGATGACCCAATTGGAAACCTGAACACCGCCTTTGAGGTGGCCGAGAAATACCTGGACATCCCTAAGATGCTGGATGCAGAAGGTGAGATCAGCGGATGAGAGCAGTATTAAGTATACACTTGACGCAGTCCAACCTCCACATAGTGCCCCGCTCTCCCCTCCTCCAGTGATATTTTACTCCTGCCCCCTACTCTATCCCtactcttcttccttttcaaaatcTTATGGTTTTGGAGCGGAGACtcatgtagcccacgctggcttcaaactcagtatgtatctgaggctagccctgaactcctgattttcctgcctcgaccactcaagtgctgggattattggatGTGCTACCACTCCCAGCTCTTCTCACAATGTTTCATACTATCATTTCTCTTCTCCAGGAGCTTTCCATTACACACCCCTGCCCTCCAACTCCCGGCTTTCCTCTATGGAATGGCTCTGCCCTCTGTCTCATATCCCAGACTCCTGGTTATCCAGGATAATATTGGTCCCCAAGACTGGAAGCTTCTCTGGGGCACATTCTGCCTGTGGTCCCTGAGCCCAAGCAATGTTCAGTCAACGAAGCAGCAAATATTTTCTGAGCAACCACTGCTTGGTATcctggatgtctgtgcaccaaggAGAACtgcttctggccccagaggaaatcACAGTACTtagagaaaaggcagagagacTGAGTTACAGACTGGCTCGGGGCACTAGGCAGAGTTCAGAGATCCCTCATGAGGGCCTCAGTAGCTGCACACTCATGCATGGCCTCATACCAGGCCCCGGGGTGATCATAGAGGGCTTCCTGATGGAGGAAAACCCTGCGTTTGGGGTAGCTGGCAGCCGGTGACTAGAGTCCCGTTTGTCATCCTGAGGGTGTTCTCTGCATGGGAAGGAGAGTCTTGAGTTCATTCCCCACCCTGGCTTTGGTCAACATACACTTTATAAGACAAGAATTGAGTTTGTTGCTGAGTGGTGGAACACTTACCTATCATGGgaaaagccctggatttgattcctatgccaaaaacaaaaaacccaaaaataaacaaaacaccgtACACCTTGCTGTCCTCCCCCAGACATTGTGAACACCCCCAAACCAGATGAGAAAGCCATCATGACCTATGTCTCCTGCTTCTACCATGCGTTTGCTGGGGCTGAGCAGGTAAAGGAAGACCTCATTGCTGCCCCACTGAGGGCACTACTGCCTAGGTAAGGTCCAAGGGCCCAACTTTGGTGTTAGCCTGGCATTTGGAGGTGCCAAGGCATACAAAGTGGGAGGGCGGGATGCTGTCTCAGTTGTACACAACGTGTCTTCAGGGAGCTCAGGGACAAAGGCCTCTGTCCTGAAAGCTCCCTCCCACCTTAGCGATGTGATCACCCCGCCTTCTGGATTTGAACACAGGCCGAGTTTTTGAGGGCTTTACATGGGAGGCCAGGTTGGGGTGTCTGGAGTAGCTTGTCCTAAGCCCTCTTGCTGTCCCCTTTCCAGGCAGAGACCGCTGCCAACAGGATCTGCAAAGTGTTAGCTGTGAACCAAGAAAATGAGAAACTGATGGAGGAGTATGAGAAATTAGCCAGTGAGGTACGGCTAGGGCCAGAAAGCCCCTTCCCACCGTACTCCTTACCCTGTCCCCGCTGACCATCCAACCTTAGCCTCTGGCATGAGTCTGCGGAGCTCTTTCCAGGTtctctctgcccctgcctccccaccATCTCCTGCCCTTCTGTCAACCAAAACTCCTGGTCATTCCTGATTCACTTATTGTTCATACATTCACTGATCCTGTCCTTTCCTTATATTTAGGAAGCCATATGTCCTTTTTATACATGCCAACCTATTTTGGCCCCTGGACTCAGAgattgactgttctggaactgggATGTGGctgagtggtagagtgcttgtctaggcTATCGGAAATCCTGGATTCaagtgccccaccaccaccacacacacatatatacttaagCATCCTATTCTTTCTCTGACCAGTGAGGACAGACTACCCCATTCTGTTCTCCATAGTTTTGAAAATCCCTCCCATGTATTTGAGGCCTGGCCCTCTGGCCACAGCCTATGTGTGAAGTGGAGTGGGTGAGGTGAGGTATGAAGGTCAGCTCGGAACTCTGCCTTGCTCTGGTCCTGGCAGCTGCTGGAGTGGATCCGCCGCACCGTCCCATGGCTGGAGAACCGCGCAGGTGAACCCAGCATGAGTGCAATGCAGCGCAAGCTGGAAGACTTCCGGGACTATAGACGCCTGCACAAACCTCCCCGTGTGCAGGAGAAGTGCCAGCTGGAGATCAACTTCAACACACTGCAGACCAAGCTGCGCCTGAGCCACCgccctgctttcatgccctctgAGGGCAAGCTGGTTTCGGTGAGCTAGTGCCCTGGGTGACCCCGGGTTCTCGATCCCCATCTGCATAATGGGTGAACTATGATGGAGGCCATCTTTGTTTCCACACAGGACATAGCCAATGCCTGGCGGGGACTGGAGCAGGTGGAAAAGGGCTATGAGGACTGGCTGCTCTCGGAGATCAGGCGTCTGCAGCGGCTTCAGCACCTGGCTGAGAAGTTCCAACAGAAGGCTTCCCTGCATGAAGCTTGGACCCGGGGTAGGTATATGTCACGGGGCTGGACTCCTTCCTGGGACAAAATGCACAGAATAGGGGCAGATGCTCCGCAGGGAGCCAGAGACCAAGGCCGCACCCCCCTCCCttacctccccacccctccaccacccccacacctcccccccacacacacccgcCACTGCCACTGAAATTGTCTTACTATATAGTgcgtatgtagaccaggcagagatctacctgcctctgcctcctgctgggggtgctgggattaaagacatgagctacCAAACCTGGCTGGACCAGATTTTTCATTCCATCCTGACTTGCCGCAGGGCAGTCTGGGCTTCTCTTGGGACTAGTTTCGTGATCTATAAACTTAATCTCCCTCCTCTCAGGCTCTGGCCCTCTGTAATCATCTCTGATTAAGTTGTCACTTAGCTTTTGTATATGGAACAGGTGTCCAAAGATAAGTCCCTAATCTCAACATCACTATGTCATATTCAAAGTATACTGATGTAGAATACTGCATAAATCAGATATATCACTCTCCACAAATAATGCCATCCATTCAGGTTTATATCAGAGATTTCAGTCCTACAAAAGAATGAGTCcttggggagggagaggtggctcagtggttaagagcattgattgctcttacagaggacctgggttcaattcccagtactcacactgtggttcacagccatctgtaactccaattccagggcatccaacacacTCCTTTGGCCTCCTTGTGCATCAGGCATGTACAtgctgtacatatatatgtgtagataaaacactcataaacataaaaataaatattaacaagAACAGCTCCTTAAAAACCAATCTGttaaaccaggcggtggtggtgcacacctttaatcccagcactaaggaggcagaggcaggtggatctctgaattcaaggccagcctggactacaggacagccaaggctgttgttacacagagaaaccctatctcaaaaaaacaaaaaaaacccagtttgttttgttaaaagaaataaacaaacattaaTGATGGATTATGGCATAGTGAATAACAATAGTTTGGATATTTTTATAAGAATTCCTGAAGTTGCCAGGTAGGGTAGGTAGTACacccatttaatcccagcactctggaggcagaagcaggcaatctctgagtttcaggctggtctacatagtgagttccaggacaactaggactacacagggaaaccctgtctcaaaaacaacaacaacaaattcttGAAATTTACAGTTTAGGTGACCTTGAAGCAATCTCTGAACTTTTATACCCGTCACCTGCAAATCCAGGTGTCCTCAAATGAGGTGTCCCCACCACTactgtgatgatggtggtggtctttatttgtaaaattatAGTAATTATTACCTATAAAACACTTTCACCAAAGACACTTTTgcatttattattcattcatgcaGTAATTATTCACGGACGCTCTGCCATCCACCAAGTATCAGGCACTGTGCCAGGTGCTGGGAAAGCAGATGAGCAAATGAAGCCAGGTCAAAAGATTGAGGAATTCACAGGAGCACCGAAAAGTAGTTCGAAGGCTGGGCGCtgtggtgcatccctttaatcccagcacttgagaagcagaggtggtagatctctgagtttgaggccagcctggtcaacataccaggactacatagagactctgtctcagaataaaacagagggaccggccgggcggtggtggcgcacgcctttaatcccagcactcgggaggcagagccaggcggatctctgtgagttcgaggccagcctgggctaccaagtgagtcccaggaaaggcgcaaagctacacagagaaaccctgtctcgaaaaaccaaaaaaaaaaaaaaaaaaaaaaacagagggaccggggtggggtgggagtggggtttgATTATCAAGCAATTCCAAAATTGTAGCAAAGGTCATCCTGGACAGTGCTGGGTCAGAGGACACTGACTTCATTGGCAAACAATGCTAAAGTTCCGGCTGGCATCTCAGGGTATGTTGGGAAACCTCACACTCCAGCCATGGCGGCCTCTGGGTGACAGGACCTTGTTCTCTTTCCGAGCAGGCAAAGAGGAGATGCTGAACCAGCATGACTACGACTCAGCTTCGCTGCAGGAGGTGCGTGCGCTGTTGCGTCGCCATGAGGCCTTTGAGAGCGACCTGGCTGCGCACCAAGACCGGGTGGAGCACATTGCTGCACTGGCCCAAGAACTCAAGTAGGCGTGACCAGAGACCCAGCCCCGCCCCTCCTCCTTGAGCCCCGCCCTACTCCTCTGTCATATCGTTGGTAACTAAGTAGTGGCACCCTGCTTCTTTTCACACCATTACTTTCTTACTGAAACACTGTCTCCAACCCCTGCATTTATCCACTGGTATTCATCAGTCCCACCGCACGGGGAAATCTGTCCCCCATGACATGGAGACCCCCCTTCACCTCAGAATATTAGCCCACCACCCCATCAGCCTTGGCCTCACCAACCACCTCCTCCGGTTCTCCTTCTCCCACAATTCTGCTTCTGAAACCCAGGCTCCACATCAGGACACCTCCAGACACTGAGATCCCTGGAAGAAAAGTTCCTCTCTGCTCCACACCTGCTTTGGCTGCCTAACAGTCACTCCTGCACCCTCACCCTGCCTTGGGTTCCACCAGGGTTCAAGTTAGGCCAGGGTCTGCCTCTACACTCATTCCCCTTTAACTCCATCAGTGAGCTGGACTACCATGAGGCAGCCTCAGTGAACAGCCGCTGCCAAGCCATCTGTGACCAGTGGGATAACCTGGGTACACTGACCCAGAAGAGGAGAGATGCGCTAGAGGTAGGCAGGTGGGCCAGGGAACCAAGGGCAAGGCGATGAGGCCAGCAAGCTGCAAAGGTCTGATCCATGGTCCCCTGACCCCTAGAGGATGGAGAAGCTCCTGGAAACCATTGACCAGCTACAGCTGGAGTTTGCTCGGCGGGCAGCACCCTTCAATAATTGGCTGGACGGGGCTATTGAGGACCTGCAGGACGTGTGGCTAGTGCACTCTGTGGAAGAGACTCAGGTGAGTGTAGGCATTCTGGGAGAAGTGTGGGAGGCACTGGATGTAATGAGAGGTAAACTGGTCTCACATCCCATCAGCCATACCTTTGGTTGCCTGGGTAACAGGAataggaagcaggaaaaaaaccCAGTTAGGGAGTGGTAGGCTGGCAGGCAAGAGGCCTAGGTTCTTAAACCAGTCCTGCACCAACCACTAGATGGCCTAGTTCCCTGTTCTGCCTCCTCTATTGCTTGCTGGTAAGTGGGTGTGCTGTCTGATCCTTCCTGTTTTCCCCCAGAGCCTGCTAACAGCACACGAACAATTCAAGGCAACATTGCCAGAGGCTGATCGAGAGCGAGGGGCCATCCTGGGTATCCAAGGAGAGATCCAGAAGATCTGCCAAACGTACGGGCTACGGCCAAAGTCCACCAACCCCTACATCAACCTCAGCTCACAGGACATCAACACTAAGTGGGACACGGTCAGTGCTACTGGCGACCCGCACGGTCCCCATTTGCTCTTGCACATTTGAATCCATGAAACCTCTGGTGTCCCAAGATGTGGGGAATAAAGCTCACTGCTATCCAGATCTGGGGTCTGCCACAGATTACTCATGGCCTTGGGTAAGCCTCCAAGCCTATCAGGACTGACTGACATAGAATTTATTGTGTGCATATCCTCCACAAGCCCACCTATACTAGTTATGTCACTGGGcacattttacagaggaggaacCTGGAGCCTATAAATATGAAGTCATCTGCTTCATGAGGACAAGAG includes:
- the Actn3 gene encoding alpha-actinin-3 → MMMVMQPEGLGAGEGPFSGGGGGEYMEQEEDWDRDLLLDPAWEKQQRKTFTAWCNSHLRKAGTQIENIEEDFRNGLKLMLLLEVISGERLPRPDKGKMRFHKIANVNKALDFIASKGVKLVSIGAEEIVDGNLKMTLGMIWTIILRFAIQDISVEETSAKEGLLLWCQRKTAPYRNVNVQNFHTSWKDGLALCALIHRHRPDLIDYAKLRKDDPIGNLNTAFEVAEKYLDIPKMLDAEDIVNTPKPDEKAIMTYVSCFYHAFAGAEQAETAANRICKVLAVNQENEKLMEEYEKLASELLEWIRRTVPWLENRAGEPSMSAMQRKLEDFRDYRRLHKPPRVQEKCQLEINFNTLQTKLRLSHRPAFMPSEGKLVSDIANAWRGLEQVEKGYEDWLLSEIRRLQRLQHLAEKFQQKASLHEAWTRGKEEMLNQHDYDSASLQEVRALLRRHEAFESDLAAHQDRVEHIAALAQELNELDYHEAASVNSRCQAICDQWDNLGTLTQKRRDALERMEKLLETIDQLQLEFARRAAPFNNWLDGAIEDLQDVWLVHSVEETQSLLTAHEQFKATLPEADRERGAILGIQGEIQKICQTYGLRPKSTNPYINLSSQDINTKWDTVRKLVPSRDQTLQEELARQQVNERLRRQFAAQANAIGPWIQGKVEEVGRLAAGLAGSLEEQMAGLRQQEQNIINYKSNIDRLEGDHQLLQESLVFDNKHTVYSMEHIRVGWEQLLTSIARTINEVENQVLTRDAKGLSQEQLNEFRASFNHFDRKRNGMMEPDDFRACLISMGYDLGEVEFARIMTMVDPNAAGVVTFQAFIDFMTRETAETDTAEQVVASFKILAGDKNYITPEELRRELPAEQAEYCIRRMAPYKGSGAPPGALDYVAFSSALYGESDL